In Pelosinus sp. UFO1, one genomic interval encodes:
- a CDS encoding FliA/WhiG family RNA polymerase sigma factor, with amino-acid sequence MMVNNQAKIEDIMKLWLEYQQTRKVETREKLIERYLPLVKLVASRIAISLPQYVDKDDLISNGFFGLLDAIEKYDPMRAIKFETYAVVRIRGSMLDAIRAQDWVPTSVRQKAKQYEQTVSQLENKLCRVATDNEIAQALNITLNELYTLLNQLNACTIVPLEEFIKTETSSSHLANPSEQIEVEEVKQALARAIDKLPEKERLVVTLYYYEGLTLKEISLIMKLSEARISQLHTKSIFRLRGALSRIKSSFI; translated from the coding sequence ATGATGGTTAATAACCAGGCTAAAATAGAAGACATTATGAAATTATGGTTAGAGTATCAACAAACTAGAAAAGTCGAAACAAGAGAAAAATTGATTGAACGTTATTTACCATTAGTTAAGTTAGTTGCTAGCCGTATTGCAATTAGCTTGCCTCAGTATGTAGATAAAGACGATTTAATTAGTAATGGCTTTTTTGGCTTACTTGATGCAATTGAAAAATATGATCCTATGCGGGCGATTAAATTTGAAACATATGCGGTAGTCCGTATCAGAGGGTCTATGTTAGATGCGATTCGTGCACAAGATTGGGTACCTACTAGCGTCAGACAAAAAGCGAAACAATATGAACAGACGGTATCCCAACTTGAAAACAAACTATGCCGCGTCGCTACTGACAATGAGATAGCTCAAGCACTTAATATTACACTAAATGAGTTATATACCTTACTAAACCAACTTAATGCTTGTACTATAGTCCCTTTAGAGGAGTTTATTAAAACAGAAACATCTTCTTCCCATTTAGCAAATCCTTCTGAGCAGATAGAAGTGGAAGAAGTCAAACAAGCTTTGGCAAGGGCAATTGATAAATTGCCTGAAAAAGAACGATTAGTGGTTACATTATACTATTATGAAGGTTTAACATTAAAAGAAATTAGTCTAATTATGAAACTGTCTGAGGCACGTATTTCTCAACTTCATACGAAGTCAATTTTTAGATTAAGAGGGGCACTATCACGT
- a CDS encoding chemotaxis protein CheD produces the protein MSELIKVGMADYKVGRNPSSLISYGLGSCVGIALYDLVSKIGGLAHIMLPDSTQARSAENPAKFANTALPLMLDEMLKLGAVKSRITAKIAGGAQMFTFANATDVMRVGERNSEAVRMLLKKMDIKLVADDTGGNYGRTVELQLDTGIYRVRTIAKGEKEL, from the coding sequence ATGTCAGAACTGATAAAAGTAGGGATGGCTGATTATAAAGTTGGTCGGAATCCTAGTAGTCTGATAAGTTACGGACTAGGATCTTGTGTTGGTATTGCATTATACGATCTAGTGAGTAAAATTGGTGGATTAGCTCATATAATGCTTCCAGATAGTACACAAGCTCGTTCTGCAGAAAACCCTGCAAAGTTTGCGAATACAGCTTTACCTTTAATGCTTGATGAAATGTTAAAATTAGGAGCAGTAAAATCCCGGATCACGGCAAAGATTGCTGGTGGAGCTCAAATGTTTACCTTCGCAAATGCAACGGATGTTATGCGCGTTGGTGAACGTAACTCAGAAGCGGTACGAATGTTGCTTAAAAAGATGGATATTAAACTCGTAGCAGATGATACGGGTGGAAATTATGGACGAACAGTGGAATTGCAATTAGATACAGGGATCTATCGTGTTAGGACAATTGCTAAGGGCGAGAAAGAATTATAA
- a CDS encoding chemotaxis protein CheC — MSDEILNLSNLQLDALREIGNVGAGNSATALSQIINRKIDMTVPKIAIMPLGEVPDVVGGPDAMVAGVYLRVYGPAPSSILFLLPRDSAFYLVDMLMGREQGHTTSLNSMDESALMEIGNILAGAYLNALSHFTKLTLLPSIPALAMDMAGAILSVILIQLGQMGDHALVIETEFTTESDGVKGHFFLIPDPGSLNTILAAIGVKE, encoded by the coding sequence TTGTCGGATGAAATATTGAATTTATCAAATTTGCAATTGGATGCATTAAGAGAAATTGGCAATGTCGGTGCTGGTAATTCCGCCACAGCTTTGTCCCAAATTATCAATCGAAAAATAGATATGACGGTTCCTAAAATTGCTATTATGCCATTAGGGGAAGTACCAGATGTAGTAGGTGGCCCTGATGCAATGGTTGCAGGCGTATATTTACGTGTATATGGTCCTGCACCTAGCAGTATTTTATTTCTACTACCGCGGGATAGTGCCTTTTATTTAGTAGATATGCTAATGGGGCGAGAACAAGGTCATACAACATCGCTAAACTCAATGGATGAATCAGCCTTGATGGAGATTGGTAATATTCTTGCAGGTGCATACTTAAATGCATTATCTCATTTCACGAAGTTGACATTATTACCATCTATTCCTGCGTTGGCTATGGATATGGCTGGAGCTATTTTAAGTGTAATCTTAATTCAGTTAGGTCAAATGGGAGATCATGCCCTAGTAATTGAAACTGAATTTACAACTGAGAGTGATGGTGTAAAAGGACATTTCTTCTTAATTCCTGATCCTGGTTCGTTAAATACTATTTTGGCGGCAATAGGGGTGAAGGAATAA
- a CDS encoding chemotaxis protein CheW: MSEQIYSNSEVQLVVFKLGREEYSVSILQVQEIKRITDITRVPHTPDYIKGVINLRGSVLPVIDLKKRLNLPQQVVTEDTRIIIVKVDELSVGMIVDAVSEVMTINQENIDSPDVVAGSVAASYLSGVGKLENRLLILLNLEEIIGIGQETKAI; this comes from the coding sequence ATGTCAGAGCAAATTTACTCAAATAGTGAAGTACAATTAGTTGTTTTTAAATTAGGCCGGGAAGAATATAGTGTAAGTATTTTACAAGTCCAAGAAATAAAGCGTATTACAGATATTACAAGAGTTCCTCACACTCCGGATTACATAAAAGGTGTAATTAACTTAAGAGGTAGTGTTTTACCTGTTATTGATTTAAAAAAACGTCTCAATTTGCCTCAGCAAGTAGTTACAGAAGACACCCGTATAATTATTGTAAAAGTTGACGAACTATCCGTGGGAATGATTGTAGACGCGGTATCCGAAGTTATGACTATCAATCAGGAAAATATCGATTCCCCAGATGTTGTTGCAGGAAGTGTAGCAGCTAGTTACCTTAGTGGAGTGGGTAAATTAGAGAATCGACTATTAATTTTACTAAACTTAGAAGAAATTATTGGGATTGGACAGGAAACAAAAGCGATATAG
- a CDS encoding chemotaxis protein CheA encodes MLDTNQYMGMFLEESREHLQTLNSCVLDLENDPDNLSVLSEIFRSAHTIKGMSATMGFTTIAELTHEMENILDLLRKGQLKASHDIIDTIFKCVDTLEQLVESVATNSESSVDSKPLITKLKALAKGEPVPTSVTNAEVKSVVEASSLVLSDTEIAIIKKARAQGMQAYEIQVSLREGCLLKSARSYMVMNALDEIGDVIKSVPAVEELEKENFTLSFQVVIVTGSEADKIQQTVLSISEIDKADVLPCVLPDEIHKQESTLKITEQPSKIQSEVEKTAVTTVSQPVVEKKNKSGQSVRVDIDKLDTLLNLVGELVINKTRLEQIGLTHKLTDLVETIEQMDRVTTDLQAVVMKVRMVPVGQVFNRFPRMVRDLSRDLNKEINLIIQGEETELDRTVIDEIGDPLVHLLRNSIDHGIEQPHEREEKGKNPIGEIRLIARHEGNNVIIMVEDDGKGINADVIKRKAVEKGLISQGEADAMDANEAVRLVFLPGFSTAAVVTDVSGRGVGMDAVKNKIESLGGMVDVETKVNEGSKFKIRLPLTLAIIQALLVKVSEEIYAIPLGSIDSTINIMPSEIKTVQNKEVILLRGQIIPIVRLANVLNIPETEQQEQQQEELFVVIVHIGEQRAGIIVDNLIGQQEIVIKSLGKLLAGIKIIAGATILGNGQVALILDIGSLIQ; translated from the coding sequence ATTTTGGATACTAATCAATATATGGGAATGTTTTTAGAAGAGTCGCGTGAACATTTGCAAACTCTAAATAGTTGTGTATTGGATTTGGAAAATGATCCTGATAATTTATCCGTATTAAGTGAAATATTTCGTAGTGCACATACAATCAAGGGTATGTCAGCGACAATGGGTTTTACAACGATTGCTGAATTAACACATGAGATGGAAAATATTTTGGATTTGCTCCGTAAGGGGCAATTAAAAGCTAGTCATGATATTATTGATACAATCTTTAAATGTGTAGACACCTTGGAACAATTAGTTGAAAGTGTTGCTACTAATAGTGAAAGTTCTGTTGACAGTAAACCGCTTATAACTAAACTTAAGGCGTTAGCGAAAGGTGAACCAGTCCCGACGAGTGTTACTAACGCAGAGGTTAAAAGTGTAGTTGAAGCTTCTTCCTTAGTACTTAGTGATACGGAAATAGCTATTATTAAAAAGGCTCGGGCACAAGGTATGCAAGCCTATGAAATACAAGTTTCTTTGCGTGAAGGTTGTCTTTTAAAATCGGCCAGGTCTTATATGGTTATGAACGCATTAGATGAAATAGGCGATGTAATTAAAAGTGTTCCAGCAGTAGAGGAATTAGAAAAAGAAAATTTTACACTTTCCTTTCAAGTTGTTATAGTTACTGGCTCTGAAGCAGATAAAATTCAGCAAACCGTACTATCAATTTCAGAAATTGATAAAGCTGATGTTTTACCATGCGTATTGCCTGATGAAATACATAAGCAAGAGTCTACGCTAAAAATAACGGAACAGCCGTCAAAGATACAGTCTGAAGTTGAAAAAACTGCTGTTACAACAGTTTCACAACCTGTTGTAGAAAAAAAGAATAAAAGTGGTCAATCCGTACGTGTAGACATTGACAAGTTAGATACCTTATTAAATCTTGTTGGTGAATTAGTTATAAACAAGACAAGATTAGAGCAAATTGGTTTGACACATAAATTAACAGATTTAGTTGAAACCATTGAGCAAATGGACAGGGTAACTACTGATCTACAGGCCGTAGTGATGAAAGTGCGTATGGTTCCAGTTGGACAGGTATTTAATCGTTTTCCACGGATGGTTCGCGATTTATCCCGGGATCTTAATAAAGAAATTAATCTTATTATTCAAGGTGAGGAAACCGAGCTTGATCGCACTGTTATTGATGAAATTGGTGACCCTCTAGTTCATCTATTACGTAATTCAATCGACCATGGTATTGAGCAGCCCCATGAAAGAGAAGAAAAGGGCAAAAATCCTATTGGTGAGATTCGTTTAATTGCTCGTCATGAAGGAAACAACGTAATCATAATGGTTGAAGATGATGGCAAAGGGATTAATGCTGATGTTATTAAACGCAAAGCTGTTGAGAAGGGACTTATCTCCCAAGGGGAAGCAGATGCTATGGACGCGAATGAAGCAGTTCGGTTAGTCTTCTTACCAGGTTTTTCAACTGCTGCCGTTGTTACTGATGTATCAGGCCGAGGCGTAGGTATGGACGCGGTAAAAAATAAGATAGAGTCCCTTGGTGGGATGGTTGATGTTGAAACCAAGGTAAATGAAGGTAGTAAGTTCAAAATTCGCTTACCGTTAACATTAGCAATCATCCAGGCATTATTAGTTAAGGTTTCTGAAGAAATTTATGCAATTCCATTAGGTTCCATTGATAGTACGATTAACATCATGCCATCAGAAATTAAGACAGTACAAAATAAAGAAGTGATTCTGCTGCGGGGGCAGATTATTCCGATCGTCAGGTTAGCTAATGTACTTAATATACCTGAAACGGAACAGCAAGAACAGCAACAAGAAGAATTATTTGTTGTAATTGTACATATCGGTGAGCAACGTGCAGGGATTATTGTTGATAACTTAATAGGTCAGCAAGAAATTGTTATTAAATCTTTAGGTAAGTTATTAGCTGGTATAAAGATTATTGCTGGTGCGACTATTTTGGGTAATGGTCAAGTAGCTCTTATTTTAGATATAGGTTCATTAATCCAATAA
- a CDS encoding chemotaxis response regulator protein-glutamate methylesterase, giving the protein MIRILIVDDSAFMRKLLSDLFSNEPDFLVVDTARNGQDAVDKVKHFKPDVVTMDVEMPIMNGIQALEIIMREKPTPIVMLSSLTSAGADATLAALELGAVDFVAKTAGAISSIAGIGTEILSKCRAASKANMPQLSKHKVNLPSMTNLTLSPAVSTNEQILTIGTSTGGPRALQEVITRLPGNLPCGVVIVQHMPPGFTKSLSERLNSLSALTVKEAEHNDVIRPGMVFIAPGNYHMTVEREGNNKVVKLNQDPPIGGHRPAVDPMMESVAKIYGGRTVGVILTGMGHDGAKGIQAIKQQQGYTIAEDQSTAVVFGMPKSAIELGVVDKVVPLSSIAAEIIKSLVK; this is encoded by the coding sequence ATGATACGAATATTAATTGTTGACGATTCTGCTTTCATGCGAAAATTATTATCAGACCTATTTTCTAATGAACCTGATTTTTTAGTAGTCGATACAGCACGTAATGGTCAAGATGCTGTGGATAAAGTGAAACACTTTAAACCAGACGTAGTAACTATGGATGTTGAAATGCCAATTATGAATGGAATACAAGCATTAGAAATCATTATGCGGGAAAAACCAACTCCAATTGTTATGCTCAGTAGCTTAACTAGTGCTGGGGCAGATGCAACGTTAGCTGCCTTAGAATTAGGAGCAGTGGATTTTGTTGCAAAAACTGCTGGAGCTATTTCCAGCATTGCGGGCATTGGAACTGAAATATTGTCTAAATGTCGAGCTGCGAGTAAGGCTAATATGCCTCAGTTAAGTAAGCATAAGGTAAATCTACCATCTATGACCAATCTTACTTTATCACCTGCGGTATCAACGAATGAACAAATTTTAACGATTGGCACATCCACGGGTGGGCCACGAGCGCTACAAGAAGTTATTACTAGGTTACCCGGTAATCTGCCTTGTGGGGTTGTGATCGTACAGCATATGCCACCAGGTTTTACGAAATCGCTATCGGAGCGTTTAAATTCTTTATCCGCTTTGACAGTTAAAGAGGCTGAGCATAATGATGTGATACGTCCAGGAATGGTTTTCATTGCTCCTGGTAATTACCACATGACAGTCGAGCGAGAAGGAAATAACAAAGTAGTAAAATTGAATCAAGATCCTCCGATTGGAGGGCATCGACCAGCAGTAGATCCAATGATGGAATCAGTAGCAAAGATTTATGGAGGACGAACTGTAGGTGTCATACTCACTGGAATGGGGCATGATGGGGCGAAGGGTATACAAGCGATAAAACAGCAACAGGGATATACTATAGCCGAAGATCAATCTACAGCAGTTGTTTTTGGTATGCCAAAGTCCGCTATTGAATTAGGTGTAGTTGATAAAGTTGTACCTCTTTCATCTATTGCTGCAGAAATTATTAAATCTCTTGTCAAATAA
- a CDS encoding flagellar brake protein, producing MENILKINQRLEIMLSKNVNSPKFTSRVEEITSNQVMIAMPMQKGHPILLDAGRGFYGKLFDETGVYVFKSKFLTKRMSPLPVWIITPPYDIEKTQQRSFVRFDVAQPLLIEYALENDQEKLISLNVVTKDLSGGGLQAVCEKEIKIGTKVNMIITLPEQNEIQVEGEVIRIHKPQIDRPLFWTSIKFIGARDGVRDKISRFIFKKQLELRQKGYNL from the coding sequence TTGGAAAATATTTTAAAGATAAATCAACGTTTAGAAATTATGTTATCGAAAAATGTCAATTCTCCCAAGTTTACAAGTCGTGTTGAAGAAATAACCTCTAATCAAGTGATGATTGCCATGCCAATGCAGAAGGGACATCCTATTTTGCTTGATGCTGGAAGAGGATTTTATGGAAAACTGTTTGATGAAACTGGAGTTTATGTTTTTAAAAGTAAATTTTTGACTAAGAGAATGAGCCCTTTGCCGGTATGGATTATTACTCCTCCTTATGATATAGAAAAAACGCAGCAACGTTCTTTTGTTCGTTTTGATGTTGCACAGCCACTTTTAATTGAGTATGCATTGGAGAATGATCAGGAGAAATTGATTTCTCTTAATGTCGTTACTAAGGATCTTAGCGGTGGTGGACTGCAGGCTGTATGTGAGAAAGAAATTAAAATTGGAACGAAAGTAAATATGATAATCACTTTACCTGAACAAAATGAAATTCAGGTTGAAGGTGAAGTGATTAGAATCCATAAGCCTCAAATTGATCGGCCATTATTTTGGACGAGTATAAAATTTATTGGTGCTCGCGACGGTGTAAGGGATAAAATTAGTCGATTTATATTTAAGAAGCAGTTGGAGCTGCGTCAAAAGGGCTATAACTTATAG
- a CDS encoding MinD/ParA family protein translates to MWDQAEKLRKMVQSVPLKPSSSVIKANHTNTRVITVTSGKGGVGKTNFTVNLALALAKLGQRVVILDADLGMGNVDVILGCSTPYNLLHLLEGGFSLIDIIADGPLGIKFLSGGSGIYNLANLNDSQLNRIVNQITLLDDIADIILIDTGAGINKSVMNFVVAADEVIIITTPEPTAITDAYAMMKTYANHSSDAVLKLVINRVLEPNEGNITADKLIKVSLKFLGLSINSLGFVCEDLNLVRAVKKQTPLLLAFPNSSSARCIDEIANRLLYGTTIKKTDGIKGFFSKLVGLMR, encoded by the coding sequence ATGTGGGATCAAGCAGAAAAATTACGAAAGATGGTACAAAGTGTTCCTCTTAAACCTAGTAGTTCTGTGATTAAGGCAAATCATACGAATACCCGCGTAATTACTGTTACAAGTGGTAAGGGGGGGGTTGGCAAAACTAATTTCACAGTGAATTTAGCGCTAGCGTTAGCTAAACTAGGTCAGAGAGTTGTAATTTTAGATGCAGACCTAGGCATGGGTAATGTAGATGTTATATTAGGTTGCTCAACCCCTTATAATCTTTTGCATTTATTAGAAGGCGGATTTTCTTTAATTGATATTATAGCGGACGGTCCCCTTGGTATAAAATTCTTGTCAGGGGGCTCTGGAATTTATAATTTAGCCAACTTAAATGATTCGCAGCTAAACCGAATTGTGAATCAGATTACTTTATTAGATGATATAGCGGATATTATTTTGATTGATACAGGAGCAGGCATAAATAAGAGTGTAATGAATTTTGTGGTAGCTGCTGATGAGGTTATTATAATTACAACACCAGAACCAACTGCAATTACGGATGCCTATGCCATGATGAAAACTTATGCTAATCACTCTAGTGATGCTGTGTTGAAATTGGTCATTAACCGTGTATTGGAGCCAAATGAGGGTAACATTACTGCAGATAAATTAATAAAGGTTTCTCTAAAGTTTCTTGGATTATCAATCAATAGTCTGGGTTTTGTCTGTGAAGATCTTAATTTAGTTAGGGCTGTAAAAAAGCAAACGCCTTTATTATTGGCATTTCCTAATTCTTCATCAGCACGTTGTATTGATGAAATTGCTAATCGTCTGTTATATGGAACTACTATAAAAAAAACAGATGGAATTAAAGGATTTTTTAGTAAATTAGTAGGACTAATGCGATAA
- the flhF gene encoding flagellar biosynthesis protein FlhF, translating to MKVRVFTADSIQEAMAQVKGVLGRDAIILHTRKIRRGGIFGYFLKEKVEVTAAIETPIAPPVSAPSVQKIEPNSKETSKDVAVQFELASMRNLLEKVLHKIPKDGKSSPALELLINNDIDINVAEKILQELPVDSSKFDTASFELRKMIIAQIQTCLECVSGIEIPKEGRKIVAFIGPTGVGKTTTIAKLAAKFAIQDGYQVALVTADTYRISAVEQLKTYSDIMGMPIHIVYDGDELKKVLNSNKDKQLILIDTAGRSPHNSDQIEELQSLLQIDETIEKYLVLSATTKYKDALDIVKKFSVCSPDKVIFTKIDETRNIGTIINLLHQFPLSLSYVTNGQNVPDDIELVDFSKLTPLILRD from the coding sequence TTGAAAGTTAGAGTGTTTACTGCTGATTCTATACAGGAAGCTATGGCGCAAGTCAAGGGTGTTTTAGGCCGTGATGCAATTATATTACATACAAGAAAGATTCGTAGAGGTGGCATTTTTGGCTACTTTTTAAAAGAGAAAGTAGAAGTCACTGCAGCGATTGAGACACCAATAGCGCCACCAGTGTCAGCACCCTCGGTACAAAAAATAGAACCTAATAGTAAAGAAACATCTAAGGATGTCGCAGTACAATTTGAGCTTGCTAGCATGCGTAACTTATTAGAGAAGGTTTTACATAAGATTCCAAAGGATGGTAAGAGTTCTCCAGCACTTGAACTATTAATTAATAACGATATTGATATTAATGTCGCTGAGAAAATATTGCAGGAATTACCGGTTGATTCATCTAAATTTGATACTGCGAGTTTTGAACTTCGTAAGATGATAATTGCACAAATTCAGACCTGTTTGGAATGTGTTTCCGGGATTGAAATCCCTAAAGAGGGTAGGAAAATAGTTGCGTTTATTGGACCAACTGGGGTTGGCAAAACAACAACGATTGCAAAATTGGCTGCCAAATTTGCAATTCAAGACGGATATCAAGTTGCTCTAGTGACAGCAGATACCTATCGTATATCCGCTGTTGAGCAATTAAAGACGTACTCTGATATTATGGGGATGCCAATCCATATTGTATATGATGGAGATGAATTAAAAAAAGTCTTGAATTCTAATAAGGATAAGCAACTAATATTAATTGATACGGCTGGTCGTAGCCCTCATAATAGTGATCAGATAGAAGAATTACAGAGTCTTCTGCAAATAGATGAAACGATTGAAAAGTATTTGGTATTGAGTGCTACTACAAAGTACAAAGATGCTTTAGATATTGTGAAAAAGTTCTCTGTCTGTTCACCGGATAAAGTTATTTTTACTAAAATTGATGAGACTCGAAATATCGGTACAATAATTAATCTTTTGCATCAGTTTCCATTATCTTTATCTTATGTTACTAATGGTCAAAATGTGCCTGATGATATAGAATTAGTCGATTTTAGTAAATTAACACCGTTAATTTTGAGGGATTAG
- the flhA gene encoding flagellar biosynthesis protein FlhA: MATQTAPFSGFSKITKYSDIVVGLAIIMIVVMMIIPLPSVLLDLLLTLNITLALIIIMIAVYNVEPLQFSIFPSLLLITTLFRLALNVSSTRLILLDGYAGEVIMAFGNFVVGGNAIIGFIMFVILIIIQFMVITKGSERVAEVAARFTLDAMPGKQMSIDADLNSGAITDAEARHRRVKIQREADFYGAMDGASKFVKGDAIAAIIIIVINIVGGFIIGMVQRNLGVVQALQSYTLLTVGEGLVNQIPALLISTATGIVVTRAASDSNLGHDLVAQIFTTPRVFFIVSGVLAMLSFVPGLPIIPFLSLALIAFAIGFVLRRSMQHEVQSEINNLEEKENQEVRNPENIVSLLQIDTMELEIGYSLIPMVDISQGGDLLDRVVMIRRQCALELGLIVPTIRIRDNIQLKPNIYVIKLKGIEIAKGELLLDHYLAMNSGTVFEEVSGIETVEPAFGLPALWIQEANREQAELAGYTVVDPVSVLATHLTEVVKSHAFEILGRQEVQTLVESVKQNNATVVEELTPNLLSIGDIQKVLAKLLRERISIRDMVTIFETLADYAQLTKDTDILTEYVRHALARQISRQYAQNNVLTCLTVDPQLENLIAGAVQRNENGSYVALEPTVLQTIISCLSKELPRITNIGYQPIILTSPAVRTYFYKLVERSIPNLIVLSYAEMESNVEVQSLGMVKI; the protein is encoded by the coding sequence GTGGCTACACAAACAGCGCCGTTCTCAGGTTTTTCTAAAATAACAAAATATAGTGATATTGTAGTTGGTCTTGCAATTATTATGATTGTTGTCATGATGATAATTCCATTGCCATCTGTTTTACTGGATTTATTGTTAACATTAAATATTACCCTAGCTCTTATTATTATAATGATAGCTGTTTATAATGTTGAGCCATTGCAGTTTTCAATCTTTCCTTCCTTATTGTTAATTACCACCTTATTTCGACTAGCACTAAATGTGTCGTCGACGCGACTTATCTTACTTGATGGGTATGCAGGTGAGGTCATTATGGCCTTTGGTAATTTCGTAGTTGGTGGTAATGCTATTATTGGTTTTATTATGTTTGTTATTTTGATTATTATACAGTTTATGGTTATTACCAAAGGTTCTGAGCGTGTCGCGGAAGTTGCTGCTAGGTTTACTTTGGATGCTATGCCAGGTAAACAAATGAGTATTGATGCTGATTTGAATTCTGGAGCGATTACAGATGCTGAAGCACGTCATCGCCGCGTTAAGATTCAGCGAGAAGCTGATTTTTATGGAGCGATGGACGGAGCGAGTAAGTTTGTAAAAGGGGATGCGATAGCAGCAATTATTATTATTGTTATCAATATTGTTGGTGGTTTTATTATTGGCATGGTTCAGCGGAATTTAGGTGTAGTGCAAGCATTGCAAAGCTACACCTTATTGACTGTGGGAGAAGGCTTAGTAAATCAGATACCAGCATTATTAATCTCTACCGCAACAGGTATTGTGGTTACGAGAGCTGCATCAGATTCAAATTTGGGTCATGATCTTGTAGCACAGATTTTTACAACTCCAAGAGTATTTTTCATTGTATCCGGCGTATTGGCAATGTTATCTTTTGTTCCTGGCTTGCCAATTATTCCTTTTTTATCTCTTGCTCTTATTGCTTTTGCAATTGGCTTTGTGTTAAGACGAAGCATGCAGCATGAGGTGCAGTCAGAGATAAATAATTTGGAGGAAAAGGAAAACCAAGAGGTACGTAATCCAGAAAATATAGTATCATTACTACAAATTGATACTATGGAGCTTGAAATTGGTTATAGTCTCATACCTATGGTAGACATTTCTCAAGGCGGGGATTTGCTTGATCGCGTAGTTATGATCCGTCGCCAATGTGCTTTAGAATTAGGGCTGATTGTTCCTACTATCCGGATTCGGGATAATATTCAATTGAAACCTAATATCTATGTAATAAAATTAAAAGGAATAGAGATTGCTAAGGGCGAATTATTACTTGATCATTACTTGGCTATGAACTCAGGCACCGTCTTTGAGGAAGTTAGCGGCATTGAAACGGTAGAACCCGCTTTTGGTTTACCTGCATTATGGATTCAAGAGGCAAATCGAGAACAAGCGGAACTGGCAGGGTATACTGTGGTAGATCCTGTATCAGTATTGGCGACTCACCTTACAGAAGTTGTTAAGAGTCATGCATTTGAAATTTTGGGACGTCAAGAAGTTCAAACCTTAGTTGAATCCGTGAAGCAAAATAATGCAACTGTAGTAGAAGAATTAACACCGAACTTGTTATCAATTGGTGATATTCAAAAAGTATTAGCTAAATTATTACGTGAGCGGATCTCCATACGAGATATGGTGACAATTTTTGAAACCCTGGCGGACTATGCTCAGTTGACAAAGGATACAGATATTTTAACCGAATATGTTCGTCATGCATTAGCTAGACAAATTTCAAGGCAATATGCACAAAATAATGTTTTGACCTGCTTAACTGTTGATCCACAGTTGGAAAACCTGATTGCAGGCGCAGTTCAACGTAATGAAAATGGTTCCTATGTAGCTCTTGAACCAACTGTCCTACAGACAATTATATCTTGCTTGTCTAAAGAGTTACCTAGAATTACAAATATTGGTTATCAACCAATTATTCTTACAAGTCCTGCTGTTAGAACTTATTTCTATAAATTAGTGGAGCGTAGCATACCTAATTTAATTGTTTTATCTTATGCAGAAATGGAATCCAATGTTGAAGTGCAATCGTTAGGGATGGTGAAAATATAA